A stretch of Pygocentrus nattereri isolate fPygNat1 chromosome 8, fPygNat1.pri, whole genome shotgun sequence DNA encodes these proteins:
- the rack1 gene encoding guanine nucleotide-binding protein subunit beta-2-like 1 — MTEQMTVRGTLKGHSGWVTQIATTPQFPDMILSASRDKTVIMWKLTRDETNYGVPQRALRGHSHFVSDVVISSDGQFALSGSWDGTLRLWDLTTGTTTRRFVGHTKDVLSVAFSADNRQIVSGSRDKTIKLWNTLGICKYTIQDESHSEWVSCVRFSPNSSNPIIVSCGWDKMVKVWNLANCKLKTNHIGHTGYLNTVTVSPDGSLCASGGKDGQAMLWDLNEGKHLYTLDSGDAINALCFSPNRYWLCAATGPSIKIWDLEGKIIVDELKQEVISTNSKAEPPQCTSLAWSADGQTLFAGYTDNLIRVWQVTIGTR; from the exons ATGACTGAGCAGATGACGGTGAGAGGCACCTTGAAGGGCCACAGCGGATGGGTCACTCAGATCGCCACCACGCCGCAGTTTCCAGACATGATCCTGTCTGCCTCCAGAG ACAAGACGGTCATCATGTGGAAGCTGACCCGTGATGAAACCAACTACGGTGTCCCTCAGCGTGCCCTCAGAGGTCACTCTCACTTTGTGAGCGACGTTGTTATCTCCTCTGATGGTCAGTTTGCGCTGTCTGGTTCCTGGGACGGCACCCTGCGGCTGTGGGACCTGACAAC TGGCACCACAACTCGCCGTTTTGTTGGACACACCAAAGATGTCTTGAGCGTAGCTTTCTCTGCTGACAACCGGCAGATTGTTTCTGGATCTAGGGACAAGACTATAAAGCTGTGGAACACCCTCGGAATATGTAAATACACCATCCAG GACGAGAGCCACTCGGAATGGGTATCTTGCGTACGTTTCTCCCCAAATAGCAGTAACCCCATCATCGTGTCCTGCGGCTGGGACAAGATGGTCAAG GTGTGGAATCTTGCTAACTGCAAGCTAAAGACCAACCATATCGGTCACACTGGATACCTGAATACAGTTACCGTGTCTCCTGATGGTTCCCTCTGTGCCTCTGGAGGAAAG GACGGACAGGCCATGCTGTGGGATCTGAACGAGGGAAAGCACCTGTACACCCTGGACAGTGGAGACGCAATTAATGCCCTCTGCTTTAGCCCTAATCGCTATTGGTTGTGTGCCGCTACCGGCCCCAGCATCAAAATCTGG GACCTTGAGGGTAAAATTATTGTCGACGAGCTGAAACAGGAGGTCATCAGCACCAACAGCAAGGCCGAGCCCCCTCAGTGCACATCTCTGGCCTGGTCTGCTGATGGACAG ACTCTCTTTGCTGGCTACACTGACAACCTGATCAGAGTGTGGCAAGTTACCATTGGGACTAGATAG
- the nme5 gene encoding nucleoside diphosphate kinase homolog 5 codes for MEEDQLKHQFPPSCLFLERTLALIKPDAVDKAEEIEDIVLQSGFTILQKQKVQLSPEQCSDFYAEQYGKLFFPSLTAFMSSGPVVALALARHQAISTWKALMGPANSTKAKETHPDSLRAKYGTSELRNAVHGSETFSAAERELKFMFPNSVIEPIPMGEAAKDYLSRFITPTLLLGLTELCRTKPADPLIWLADWLMTNNPNKPKVNVQDAP; via the exons ATGGAAGAGGACCAGCTGAAGCACCAGTTTCCCCCATCGTGCCTCTTCTTGGAAAGAACTTTGGCTCTCATCAAGCCAGACGCTGTCGATAAGGCAGAGGAAATTGAGGACATCGTTCTACAGTCTGGCTTTACCATTTTGCAG aaacagaaggtTCAGCTAAGTccagagcagtgcagtgactTCTATGCTGAGCAGTATGGAAAACTGTTTTTTCCGAGTCTGACAGCCTTCATGAGTTCTGGTCCAGTCGTCGCCCTTGCTTTGGCCAGGCATCAGGCCATATCTACCTGGAAAGCCTTAATGGGACCAGCTAACAGTACCAAGGCCAAAGAGACGCATCCTGACAG TTTAAGAGCAAAATATGGGACGTCTGAATTGAGGAACGCAGTGCATGGCAGTGAAACATTCTCAGCAGCTGAAAGAGAGCTCAAATTCATGTTTCCCAACT ctgTGATTGAACCTATTCCAATGGGTGAGGCTGCGAAAGATTACCTGAGCAGGTTTATTACCCCAACACTACTCCTCGGCCTTACTGAGCTGTGCAGGACAAAACCAGCTGACCCCTTG ATATGGCTGGCTGACTGGCTGATGACAAATAACCCAAACAAACCCAAAGTAAATGTTCAGGATGCACCATGA
- the hnrnpaba gene encoding heterogeneous nuclear ribonucleoprotein A/Ba, with product MSDAEQQFMETSENGHEGEDLNGAEGYDEAQSGLDKDGDQNGANEGSQIEASKGEEDAGKMFVGGLSWDTSKKDLKDYFSKFGEVTDCTIKMDPNTGRSRGFGFILFKDSTSVDKVLAQKEHRLDGRQIDPKKAMAMKKEPVKKIFVGGLNPETSEEKIREYFGAFGEIETIELPMDPKTNKRRGFVFISFKEEETVKKILEKKYHNVSGTKDSNGKESLCEIKIAQPKEVYQQQQYGGRFGGRGRGRGGQGPNWNQGHNNYWNQGYGNQGYGYGGQQGYGGYGGYGNYDYSSGYYGYGGGYDYNQGNTSYGKTPRRGGHQGYKPY from the exons ATGTCTGATGCCGAGCAGCAGTTTATGGAGACCTCAGAGAATGGGCATGAAGGAGAAGACCTGAACGGAGCCGAGGGCTACGACGAGGCCCAGTCCGGCCTGGACAAAGACGGAGATCAAAATGGAGCCAACGAGGGAAGCCAGATTGAAGCGAGTAAAGGCGAGGAAGATGCTGG GAAAATGTTTGTTGGGGGCCTCAGCTGGGATACTAGTAAAAAGGATCTCAAAGATTACTTCTCTAAATTTGGTGAGGTGACAGACTGCACCATTAAAATGGACCCAAACACTGGACGGTCAAGAGGATTTGGGTTCATTCTGTTCAAAGATTCAACAAGTGTAGACAAA GTATTGGCTCAGAAGGAGCACAGGCTTGATGGGAGACAGATTGACCCAAAGAAAGCCATGGCGATGAAGAAGGAGCCGGTCAAGAAGATATTTGTTGGTGGTCTGAATCCTGAAACATCAGAAGAGAAGATTCGCGAGTATTTTGGAGCCTTTGGAGAG ATTGAGACTATTGAGCTTCCAATGGAtccaaagacaaacaaaagGCGAGGGTTTGTCTTCATCAGCTTTAAGGAGGAAGAAACGGTCAAAAAGATCCTTGAGAAGAAATACCATAATGTCAGTGGAACCAAGGACTCAAATGGAAAAGAGAGCCTT TGTGAGATCAAGATTGCCCAGCCTAAGGAGGTgtatcagcagcagcagtatgGCGGTCGTTTTGGAGGCAGAGGCAGGGGACGTGGCG GCCAGGGACCTAACTGGAACCAGGGCCACAACAACTACTGGAATCAAGGCTATGGAAACCAAGGCTATGGCTATGGTGGGCAACAAGGCTATGGTGGATACGGAGGCTATGGAAACTACGACTATTCGTCAGGCTATTATGGCTATGGCGGTGGCTATGATTACA ACCAGGGCAACACAAGCTATGGGAAAACTCCAAGACGTGGTGGCCATCAGGGCTACAAACCATACTGA
- the eif4ebp3l gene encoding eukaryotic translation initiation factor 4E-binding protein 3-like encodes MSTKTEKTKSCPIPTRVMQLKDWSQLPDCYSQTPGGTLFSTTPGGTRIIYDRKFLLDCRNSPIARTPPCCLPQIPGVTVPAHHPLAKVQELNEELEGDKDLAAEESQFEMDI; translated from the exons atgtCCACCAAAACAGAGAAGACCAAGAGCTGCCCCATCCCAACTCGTGTTATGCAGCTCAAGGACTGGTCTCAACTTCCAGACTGCTACAGCCAGACCCCCGGGGGGACTCTGTTCTCCACCACACCAGGAG GCACTCGGATCATTTATGACAGAAAGTTCTTGCTGGACTGTAGGAATTCTCCAATTGCACGTACCCCACCCTGCTGCCTGCCCCAGATTCCAGGGGTGACTGTTCCTGCTCATCATCCTCTGGCCAAAGTGCAGGAGCTTAACGAGGAGTTGGAGGGGGACAAGGATCTGGCAG CTGAAGAAAGCCAGTTTGAGATGGACATTTGA